Part of the Pseudomonas sp. ADAK13 genome is shown below.
TAGAGAAATCAATGACAAAGGAAAAGTTGCTGGCCATGCCGGCGGATGACTACATGAATGCCGAGCAGCACGCTTTTTTTGAGCAGTTGTTGCAAGACATGAAAGTGGAACACCACGAGCGCATTGAACAGAACCGCATCGCCATCGAAAGCCTGGACACCCCGGCTGACCCGGCTGACGCTGCTTCTGTCGAAGAAGAGCGCACCTGGCTGGTGAATGCCATTGACCGCGACCAGCGCATGCTGCCGCAACTTGAGCAGGCCC
Proteins encoded:
- a CDS encoding TraR/DksA family transcriptional regulator, translated to MTKEKLLAMPADDYMNAEQHAFFEQLLQDMKVEHHERIEQNRIAIESLDTPADPADAASVEEERTWLVNAIDRDQRMLPQLEQALGRIKEDSFGWCDDSGEPIGLKRLLISPTTKYCIEAQERHEQIDKHQRQA